A genomic window from Brassica oleracea var. oleracea cultivar TO1000 chromosome C8, BOL, whole genome shotgun sequence includes:
- the LOC106308545 gene encoding uncharacterized protein LOC106308545 has product MGVNLRDMKPPSHSLTGFNGASETMIGMIKLPVYACGVTRTVKFSVIQTKAPYNAILGTPWLHSMKAISSMDHQCVKFPGPNGQVQTLRGDQEAARDLLIATVKMQQSTPRINAIAKQIQPQKDEILEVAIDDSDQSKVVRVGAFLSEEMQRAMINFLKRTHQHPSIKPVRQKRHKLGPERSKAVNEEVERLLAAGSIAEV; this is encoded by the exons ATGGGAGTCAATTTGCGCGATATGAAACCGCCGTCTCACTCCCTCACCGGATTCAACGGAGCTTCCGAGACGATGATCGGAATGATCAAGCTCCCAGTCTACGCTTGTGGAGTAACACGCACAGTCAAGTTTTCTGTTATCCAAACAAAGGCTCCATATAACGCAATCCTCGGGACCCCCTGGTTACATTCGATGAAGGCAATATCATCGATGGATCATCAGTGCGTGAAGTTCCCAGGACCGAACGGTCAAGTGCAGACACTTCGCGGGGACCAGGAGGCGGCACGTGATCTACTGATTGCAACGGTGAAGATGCAACAATCGACTCCTCGAATCAACGCAATAGCAAAGCAAATCCAACCTCAAAAAGATGAGATTCTAGAAGTCGCGATCGACGACTCAGACCAAAGCAAAGTAGTCCGAGTCGGCGCTTTCCTCTCCGAAGAAATGCAACGCGCGATGATCAACTTTCTGAAACGAACGCATCAAC ATCCAAGCATCAAGCCTGTTCGCCAAAAGAGACATAAGCTTGGCCCCGAACGAAGCAAGGCCGTCAACGAAGAAGTCGAGCGACTCCTCGCAGCCGGTTCAATCGCCGAAGTATGA